The following proteins are co-located in the Ensifer sp. WSM1721 genome:
- the cysS gene encoding cysteine--tRNA ligase codes for MAAMPILKLYNTLTREKADFRPIDPQNVRMYVCGPTVYDFAHIGNARPIIVFDVLFRLLVHVYGESHVTYARNITDVDDKINARALRDYPGLPLNEAIRRVTETTEKQFLDDAAVLGCLDPTVQPRATENIAEMIEIIEKLIAKGHAYEAEGEVLFDTTSMADYGQLSKRNLEEQQAGARVAVEAHKRNPGDFVLWKLSEEHEPGWESPWGRGRPGWHIECSAMSRHYLGEVFDIHGGGIDLIFPHHENEIAQSRCAHGTEVMANVWMHNGFLQVEGRKMSKSEGNFITIYELLHTEKFGGRKWPGEVLRLAMLMTHYREPIDFSMKRLEEAEHLLSKWPVAGEVREEPDPAVVAALADDLNTVAAIQALHALAQKASADSRYLGVFAASAALIGVVPKEIELDEAVVHEIDGRVRARLELLKAKNYAEADAIRADLLARGIQLKDGKDPETGERVTTWEVKRSQA; via the coding sequence ATGGCCGCAATGCCGATTTTGAAGCTGTACAACACGCTGACGCGGGAGAAGGCCGATTTCCGGCCGATCGATCCTCAAAACGTCCGCATGTATGTCTGCGGCCCGACCGTCTACGATTTTGCCCATATCGGCAATGCGCGGCCGATCATCGTCTTCGACGTGCTCTTCCGGCTGCTGGTTCATGTCTATGGCGAAAGCCACGTCACCTATGCACGCAACATCACCGACGTCGACGACAAAATCAATGCGCGCGCGCTGCGCGATTATCCGGGTCTGCCGCTGAACGAAGCGATCCGGCGCGTGACCGAGACGACTGAAAAGCAGTTCCTCGACGATGCCGCAGTGCTCGGCTGCCTCGATCCGACCGTACAGCCGCGCGCCACGGAAAATATCGCCGAGATGATCGAGATCATCGAAAAACTCATCGCCAAGGGTCACGCCTATGAGGCGGAGGGCGAGGTGCTCTTCGACACCACATCGATGGCGGATTACGGCCAGCTTTCGAAGCGTAATCTCGAGGAGCAGCAGGCCGGCGCCCGCGTAGCGGTCGAGGCGCATAAGAGAAATCCGGGCGACTTCGTGCTCTGGAAGCTCTCCGAAGAGCATGAGCCGGGCTGGGAGAGCCCCTGGGGGCGCGGCCGTCCCGGCTGGCATATCGAATGCTCGGCGATGAGCAGGCACTATCTCGGCGAAGTGTTCGACATTCACGGGGGCGGGATCGATCTGATCTTTCCGCACCACGAGAACGAGATTGCCCAATCGCGCTGCGCTCACGGCACCGAGGTGATGGCGAACGTCTGGATGCACAACGGCTTCCTGCAGGTCGAGGGCCGCAAGATGTCGAAGTCGGAAGGCAATTTCATCACCATCTACGAGCTTCTGCATACGGAGAAGTTCGGCGGCCGCAAATGGCCGGGCGAAGTGCTGAGGCTGGCGATGCTGATGACTCATTACCGCGAGCCGATCGACTTCTCGATGAAGCGGCTGGAGGAGGCCGAGCATCTGCTCTCGAAGTGGCCGGTTGCCGGTGAAGTTCGAGAAGAGCCGGATCCGGCGGTCGTGGCGGCGCTCGCCGACGATCTCAACACGGTCGCGGCGATCCAGGCGCTTCACGCTCTGGCTCAGAAGGCCTCCGCCGATTCGCGGTACCTCGGCGTCTTCGCCGCGAGTGCCGCGCTGATCGGCGTGGTGCCGAAGGAAATCGAGCTCGACGAGGCGGTGGTCCACGAGATCGACGGCCGCGTGCGCGCGCGTCTCGAGCTCCTAAAGGCGAAGAATTATGCAGAGGCGGACGCAATCCGAGCGGACCTCCTGGCGCGCGGCATCCAGCTCAAGGACGGCAAGGACCCGGAGACCGGCGAGCGGGTGACGACCTGGGAGGTGAAGCGGTCCCAAGCCTAG
- a CDS encoding GFA family protein codes for MADDIHTGGCQCGAVRFRVEGKLGDASVCHCRMCQKASGNFYLPLVSVRGAKVTWTRGERKRFQSSNFVWRGFCGDCGTPLTYEAPDGMALAIAAFDRPDGIPPMIQWGVEAKLPYVDHIRELPGEETMADADAASFLANLVSYQHPDHDTKTWPPEEKR; via the coding sequence ATGGCTGACGATATCCATACCGGCGGCTGCCAATGCGGTGCGGTCCGCTTTCGCGTCGAAGGCAAGCTCGGCGACGCCTCGGTCTGCCACTGCCGCATGTGCCAGAAAGCAAGCGGCAATTTCTATTTGCCGCTCGTTTCCGTACGCGGCGCGAAGGTCACGTGGACGCGCGGCGAACGCAAGCGGTTCCAGTCCTCCAACTTCGTCTGGCGCGGCTTTTGCGGCGATTGCGGCACCCCGCTTACCTACGAGGCGCCGGACGGGATGGCACTGGCGATAGCGGCCTTCGACAGGCCGGACGGGATCCCCCCGATGATCCAATGGGGTGTCGAGGCGAAATTGCCGTACGTCGATCACATTCGGGAGCTCCCCGGCGAGGAGACGATGGCCGATGCGGACGCGGCATCATTCCTTGCGAATCTGGTTTCCTATCAGCATCCAGACCATGACACCAAAACCTGGCCACCGGAGGAAAAACGATGA
- a CDS encoding GFA family protein, with protein MSNAVRTGGCQCGAVRFRIHGELGRPSICHCRMCQKQFGSFFSALVTAPKDGVEWTRDEPSYFQSSVNIDRGFCRKCGTPLTYRHPGGLEIAIGAFDDRSDLAPKIQVNYQARLPWVETIFDQPIHEDPDYYARQERIISFQHPDHETDQWPSAGTWA; from the coding sequence ATGAGTAATGCCGTCAGAACAGGAGGATGCCAGTGCGGCGCCGTACGCTTCCGCATCCACGGTGAGCTTGGGCGACCATCGATCTGCCATTGCCGCATGTGTCAGAAGCAGTTCGGCTCGTTCTTCTCGGCCTTGGTGACGGCGCCGAAGGACGGAGTCGAATGGACGCGGGACGAGCCGAGCTATTTCCAGTCCTCGGTCAATATCGACCGCGGCTTCTGCCGGAAATGCGGCACGCCGCTGACCTATCGGCACCCGGGCGGCCTCGAAATCGCGATCGGCGCCTTCGACGACCGTTCCGATCTCGCCCCGAAAATTCAGGTCAATTACCAGGCGCGGCTTCCCTGGGTCGAGACGATCTTCGACCAGCCCATCCACGAGGATCCGGATTATTACGCTCGGCAGGAGCGGATCATCTCGTTCCAGCATCCCGATCATGAGACCGATCAATGGCCGTCGGCCGGGACCTGGGCATGA
- a CDS encoding GFA family protein: MIRRIFTGGCQCGAVRYRAEGTLDDPHICHCRMCQKAAGNYFMPLANIAREDFRITRGEPSWFCSSGLVRRGFCRNCGTPLFYDMPEASFLNIALGTLDDPDDVQPIYQSGVESRMFWFSHLPKLSEKETDDGSEAAAERHLRVLETNRQHPDFDTVHWPPEEDLS; this comes from the coding sequence ATGATCCGACGCATCTTCACCGGCGGCTGCCAATGCGGCGCGGTGCGCTATCGCGCCGAAGGCACGCTCGACGATCCGCATATCTGTCATTGCCGCATGTGTCAGAAGGCGGCAGGGAATTATTTCATGCCGCTCGCCAATATCGCGCGCGAGGATTTCCGCATCACGCGCGGGGAGCCGTCCTGGTTCTGCTCGTCGGGCCTCGTGCGGCGCGGCTTCTGCCGCAATTGCGGCACGCCGCTCTTCTACGACATGCCGGAGGCGAGCTTCCTCAACATCGCGCTCGGAACGCTCGACGATCCCGATGACGTGCAGCCCATCTATCAATCCGGAGTCGAGTCTCGGATGTTCTGGTTCTCGCATCTGCCGAAGCTCTCGGAGAAGGAGACGGACGACGGCAGCGAAGCCGCGGCAGAGCGCCACCTGCGTGTCCTGGAAACCAACCGCCAGCATCCGGACTTTGACACCGTGCACTGGCCGCCCGAGGAAGACCTATCGTGA
- the pip gene encoding prolyl aminopeptidase, which yields MSSPLRSLYPEIEPYASGHLDVSDDHRVYWERVGTPGAKPAVFLHGGPGGTISPNHRRLFDPALYDVMLFDQRGCGKSTPHAEIEANTTWHLVADIERLRELAGVDKWLVFGGSWGSTLALAYAETHPERVSELVVRGIYTLTKAELDWYYQFGVSEMFPDKWERFIAPIPPEERHEMMQAYHRRLTSEDRATRLAAARAWSIWEGETITLLPEPTTSAHFEEEEFAHAFARIENHFFVNAGWLEEGQLLRDAHKLHGIPGVIVHGRYDMPCPAKYAWQLHKAWPEAEFHLIEGAGHAYSEPGILDRLIRATDKFAGKTE from the coding sequence GTGAGTTCCCCATTGCGTAGCCTTTATCCGGAAATCGAGCCCTATGCCTCCGGCCACCTCGATGTCAGCGACGACCATAGGGTCTACTGGGAGCGGGTGGGCACGCCCGGCGCGAAACCGGCCGTCTTTTTGCACGGTGGCCCCGGCGGCACGATTTCGCCGAACCATCGCCGCCTCTTCGATCCGGCGCTCTATGACGTGATGCTGTTCGACCAGCGCGGCTGCGGCAAGTCGACTCCGCATGCCGAGATCGAGGCGAACACGACCTGGCATCTCGTCGCCGACATCGAACGGCTGCGGGAACTGGCAGGTGTCGACAAGTGGCTCGTTTTCGGCGGCTCCTGGGGATCGACGCTGGCGCTCGCCTATGCCGAGACCCACCCGGAACGCGTTTCCGAACTCGTCGTCCGGGGCATATATACGCTGACCAAGGCCGAACTCGACTGGTACTATCAATTCGGCGTCTCGGAGATGTTCCCGGACAAGTGGGAGCGCTTCATTGCCCCGATCCCGCCGGAAGAGCGCCACGAGATGATGCAGGCCTATCACCGGCGCCTGACGAGCGAGGATCGCGCGACGCGGCTTGCGGCCGCCAGGGCCTGGAGCATCTGGGAGGGCGAGACGATCACGCTCCTGCCGGAACCGACGACAAGCGCGCACTTCGAGGAAGAGGAATTCGCGCATGCCTTTGCCCGCATCGAGAACCACTTCTTCGTCAATGCCGGCTGGCTCGAAGAGGGCCAATTGCTACGCGATGCCCATAAGCTCCACGGCATTCCGGGCGTGATCGTGCACGGACGTTATGACATGCCGTGCCCCGCGAAATATGCTTGGCAGCTGCACAAGGCCTGGCCCGAGGCCGAATTCCACCTGATCGAGGGTGCAGGCCACGCCTATTCGGAGCCGGGCATCCTCGACCGCCTGATCCGCGCCACCGACAAATTTGCCGGCAAGACCGAATAA
- the cimA gene encoding citramalate synthase, whose protein sequence is MTRERIYLFDTTLRDGQQTPGIDFSVEDKIAIATLLDEFGMDYVEGGYPGANPTDTEFFKHKRTEKASFVAFGMTKRAGVSASNDPGLNALLAADSDAVCLVAKSWDYHVAVALGCSNEENLESIRASVEAVVASGREAMVDCEHFFDGYKANPAYAIACAKTALDAGARWVVLCDTNGGTQPSEIREIVSAVIAAGVPGASLGIHAHNDTGQAVANSLAAVEAGVRQIQGTLNGVGERCGNANLVTLIATLALKETYSSRFETAIDTERLQDLTELAHSFDELLNRSPDPQAPYVGASAFATKAGIHASALLKDPKTYEHVAPESVGNLRRVMVSDQGGKANFINALKRRGIAVSKDDPRLDKLISIVKEREATGYAYEGADASFTLLANRILGTVPDFFHVESFRVMVERRFDANGKLKTVSEAVVKVVVDGETMMSVAEGHGPVNALDLALRKDLGKYQSEIADLELADYKVRILNGGTEAVTRVLIESTDNTGARWWTVGVSDNIIDASFQALMDSIVYKLLKNRDQVGLIAAE, encoded by the coding sequence ATGACCAGGGAACGCATCTATCTCTTCGATACGACGCTTCGAGACGGGCAGCAAACGCCCGGCATCGACTTTTCGGTCGAGGACAAGATCGCGATTGCGACCCTGCTCGACGAATTCGGCATGGACTATGTCGAAGGTGGATACCCGGGCGCCAATCCGACGGATACGGAGTTCTTCAAGCACAAGCGCACCGAAAAAGCGTCCTTCGTAGCCTTCGGCATGACCAAACGCGCCGGCGTTTCGGCCTCCAATGACCCGGGCCTAAATGCCCTGCTCGCTGCGGACAGCGATGCTGTCTGTCTCGTCGCGAAGAGCTGGGACTACCACGTGGCCGTAGCACTCGGTTGTTCCAACGAGGAGAATCTCGAGAGCATCCGCGCCTCCGTTGAGGCGGTGGTTGCCTCCGGCCGCGAGGCGATGGTCGATTGCGAGCATTTCTTCGACGGCTACAAGGCGAATCCGGCCTATGCGATCGCCTGCGCGAAAACGGCGCTCGATGCGGGCGCGCGCTGGGTCGTGCTCTGCGACACCAACGGCGGCACCCAGCCCTCGGAAATCCGCGAGATCGTCTCGGCCGTGATAGCGGCAGGCGTGCCCGGCGCAAGTCTCGGCATCCACGCCCATAACGACACGGGCCAGGCCGTGGCGAATTCACTGGCCGCGGTCGAAGCCGGCGTCCGTCAGATCCAGGGCACGCTTAACGGCGTCGGCGAGCGTTGCGGCAATGCCAATCTGGTGACGCTGATTGCGACGCTTGCGCTGAAGGAGACCTATTCCAGCCGCTTCGAAACGGCAATCGACACCGAAAGGCTCCAGGACCTGACCGAGCTCGCGCATTCCTTCGACGAGCTTCTCAATCGCTCGCCGGACCCGCAGGCCCCCTATGTCGGCGCCTCGGCCTTCGCTACCAAGGCGGGCATTCATGCCTCGGCGCTGCTCAAGGACCCGAAGACCTACGAGCATGTTGCGCCTGAAAGCGTCGGCAATCTGCGCCGGGTCATGGTCTCGGACCAAGGCGGCAAGGCCAATTTCATCAACGCGCTCAAGCGGCGCGGCATCGCGGTCTCCAAGGACGACCCGCGGCTCGACAAGCTCATCTCGATCGTCAAGGAGCGCGAGGCGACGGGCTACGCCTATGAGGGCGCGGATGCGAGTTTCACGTTGCTCGCCAACCGCATTCTCGGCACGGTGCCCGACTTCTTTCACGTGGAGAGTTTCCGGGTGATGGTCGAGCGCCGCTTCGACGCAAACGGCAAGTTGAAGACGGTGTCGGAGGCGGTGGTCAAGGTCGTGGTCGACGGCGAAACGATGATGTCGGTCGCAGAGGGCCATGGCCCGGTCAATGCGCTCGACCTCGCTCTGCGCAAGGACCTCGGCAAGTATCAGTCGGAGATCGCGGATCTCGAACTCGCCGATTACAAGGTGCGCATCCTGAACGGTGGCACCGAGGCAGTGACCCGCGTACTGATCGAATCGACGGACAACACCGGCGCCCGCTGGTGGACGGTCGGTGTTTCCGACAACATCATCGATGCTTCCTTCCAGGCGCTGATGGACAGCATCGTCTACAAGCTGCTCAAGAACCGGGACCAGGTCGGGTTGATCGCGGCGGAGTAG
- the rarD gene encoding EamA family transporter RarD has translation MAEPNAKSSAENVDSARGFAFALAAYLLWGFLPFFMKAVAHIPAAEVVAHRIVWSVPLAGLVLLWLGRTQEIKTALRSPRMLKMATLTAALITVNWGIYVWAIGAGRAIETALGYYINPLFSIFLGAVLLKERPNTAQMVAIALAALAVAVLAFDAGGLPWVSLGLCFSWGFYAFFRKTLPIGPNQGFFLEVLLLSVPAAGYIIWLEATGQGHFGDTSMADVLLLLSCGIVTAVPLMIYANGAKLLRLSTIGIMQYIAPTMIFLIAVFVFHEPFGTAKLVAFVLIWAALFTYSGAMLAESRARRAAQPTPAE, from the coding sequence ATGGCTGAACCGAACGCGAAATCATCCGCCGAGAATGTCGATTCCGCGAGAGGTTTCGCCTTCGCACTTGCCGCCTACCTGCTTTGGGGTTTCCTGCCGTTTTTCATGAAGGCGGTAGCGCATATTCCTGCGGCGGAAGTCGTCGCGCACCGCATCGTCTGGTCGGTGCCTCTTGCCGGGCTCGTGCTCCTGTGGCTCGGCCGTACGCAAGAGATTAAGACTGCCCTGCGCTCCCCGCGGATGCTGAAGATGGCAACGCTGACGGCCGCCCTCATCACGGTCAACTGGGGCATCTATGTCTGGGCGATCGGTGCCGGCCGGGCGATCGAGACGGCTCTCGGTTACTACATCAACCCGCTGTTCTCGATCTTTCTTGGTGCCGTGCTGCTCAAAGAAAGGCCGAATACGGCGCAGATGGTGGCGATTGCCCTTGCCGCCCTTGCCGTCGCCGTGCTTGCCTTCGACGCCGGCGGTCTTCCCTGGGTCTCGCTCGGGCTTTGCTTCTCCTGGGGCTTCTACGCCTTCTTCCGCAAGACCCTGCCGATCGGTCCCAATCAGGGTTTCTTCCTCGAAGTCCTGCTCCTCAGCGTGCCCGCGGCCGGCTACATCATCTGGCTCGAAGCTACGGGGCAGGGGCATTTCGGCGATACCAGCATGGCCGACGTCCTCCTGCTTCTGTCCTGCGGCATCGTCACGGCAGTGCCGCTGATGATCTATGCGAATGGCGCGAAGCTGCTCAGGCTTTCGACAATCGGCATCATGCAATACATCGCCCCGACGATGATTTTCCTGATAGCGGTTTTCGTTTTCCACGAACCTTTCGGGACCGCAAAACTCGTCGCTTTCGTCCTGATCTGGGCCGCGCTCTTCACCTATTCGGGAGCGATGCTGGCCGAGAGCAGGGCCCGCCGTGCCGCCCAGCCGACACCGGCCGAGTGA
- a CDS encoding TIGR00730 family Rossman fold protein: MRNEASPILSVCVYCGSQPGRDPAHIQAGRILGKSIAEHGLQLVYGGGTRGIMGAVASGVLSAGGHVTGIIPEFLMDKEATRHSLGQLSELIVTADMHERKHKMFERADAFVALPGGIGTLEEIVEIMTWAQLGRHRKPMVFGNINGFWDPMLELIQHMREQGFVHTAHLVQPLVIDGAEDIVPGILASAAAMGRDGETEIISRL, translated from the coding sequence ATGAGAAACGAAGCAAGCCCGATTCTATCCGTCTGCGTCTATTGCGGCTCCCAGCCCGGGCGCGACCCCGCCCATATCCAGGCGGGCCGTATCCTCGGAAAGTCGATTGCCGAACACGGCCTGCAACTCGTCTATGGCGGCGGCACGCGCGGGATCATGGGCGCGGTCGCAAGCGGCGTGCTTTCCGCCGGCGGCCATGTCACCGGCATCATTCCCGAATTCCTCATGGACAAGGAAGCGACCCGCCATTCGCTCGGTCAACTCAGCGAGCTGATCGTCACCGCCGACATGCACGAGCGCAAGCACAAGATGTTCGAGCGCGCCGACGCCTTCGTGGCGCTTCCCGGCGGCATCGGTACACTCGAGGAAATCGTCGAGATCATGACCTGGGCGCAGCTCGGCCGCCATAGGAAGCCGATGGTCTTCGGCAATATCAACGGCTTCTGGGACCCTATGCTGGAACTCATCCAGCACATGCGCGAACAGGGCTTCGTCCACACGGCGCACCTGGTCCAGCCGCTGGTGATTGACGGGGCGGAAGACATCGTTCCCGGCATCCTGGCATCGGCCGCTGCGATGGGCCGCGACGGCGAAACCGAGATCATTTCCAGGCTCTGA
- a CDS encoding LysM peptidoglycan-binding domain-containing protein, whose product MIKNKASWVALGVLAIATALMVFVVQPNLRESDEQAAQSIASGEAGQTASATKTEGPSANVQQGTVGEQAAGAAGNAAPASETAVNGTIPGFDILRVEPDGSTVVAGRAEPGTKLEILSGDKVVGTADVGAAGDFAAVFDKPLAAGDHQLTLRSVSPDGATKTSDEVATISVPKDPSGQLLAMVSKPGEASRLITTPKAETKPIQAKAEPAVGDPAGASVPLAKPNGVPGLQVTAVEIEGGTMYVAGNAKPGSLVRIYADDRLLGEMKTDDKGHFVVDGSIELSVGTHIIRADMMNEDASKVAMRASVPFDRPAGAQVAAIAGPSDTPVTALGSLKTEAGKALALLRGLFADGKQPSGEQLAAARSATEFALQSLAEFKPAADADPALAKAAAETSKAAASALTALKSSPPDPASVAAALQKVDEAIGSALTQQSLGTAVATVELPAATGSGATRATDAPKVKNAEEAAAPAAQQTAASDATQEQPATIEQAPLKESKTSVIIRRGDTLWQISRRVYGAGVRYTTIYLANREQIGNPDLIRPGQVFGVPDEALSDEESREIHRKHMRH is encoded by the coding sequence ATGATAAAGAATAAGGCCAGCTGGGTGGCCCTCGGTGTCCTGGCGATTGCGACGGCGTTGATGGTCTTCGTGGTCCAGCCGAACCTGCGCGAAAGCGACGAGCAGGCGGCGCAATCCATTGCGAGCGGCGAGGCCGGCCAAACGGCGTCTGCGACGAAAACCGAAGGCCCATCCGCCAACGTGCAGCAAGGCACGGTCGGCGAGCAAGCGGCGGGCGCCGCGGGCAATGCGGCGCCGGCATCCGAGACCGCTGTAAACGGGACCATTCCGGGGTTCGACATCCTCCGCGTCGAGCCGGACGGCTCCACGGTGGTTGCGGGCAGGGCGGAGCCGGGCACCAAGCTCGAGATCCTGAGCGGCGATAAAGTCGTCGGTACGGCCGACGTCGGCGCCGCCGGAGATTTCGCCGCCGTCTTCGATAAGCCGCTTGCTGCGGGCGATCACCAGCTGACGCTCAGAAGCGTCAGCCCGGACGGCGCCACGAAGACGTCGGACGAAGTCGCAACCATCTCCGTGCCCAAGGATCCGAGCGGGCAATTGCTGGCGATGGTGTCGAAACCCGGCGAGGCGAGCCGCCTGATCACGACGCCGAAGGCCGAGACGAAGCCGATCCAGGCGAAGGCCGAGCCCGCCGTCGGTGACCCCGCTGGCGCTTCCGTTCCACTCGCGAAACCGAATGGCGTGCCGGGTCTTCAGGTCACGGCCGTCGAGATCGAGGGCGGCACGATGTACGTCGCCGGCAATGCCAAGCCCGGCTCCCTCGTGCGCATCTATGCGGACGACAGGCTGCTCGGCGAAATGAAGACGGACGACAAGGGACATTTCGTCGTCGATGGTTCGATCGAGCTCTCGGTCGGCACCCACATCATTCGCGCCGACATGATGAACGAGGATGCCAGCAAGGTGGCGATGCGCGCCTCCGTGCCCTTCGACAGGCCGGCGGGCGCGCAGGTCGCCGCCATTGCCGGCCCGTCCGACACGCCGGTTACGGCCCTCGGCAGCCTCAAGACGGAAGCAGGAAAGGCACTCGCACTGTTGAGGGGGCTCTTCGCCGACGGAAAACAGCCTTCGGGCGAACAGCTTGCCGCCGCCCGCTCGGCAACGGAATTCGCGCTCCAGTCGCTCGCCGAGTTCAAGCCGGCTGCCGATGCCGATCCGGCACTCGCGAAAGCCGCGGCCGAAACATCCAAGGCGGCGGCTAGCGCGCTGACCGCACTCAAGTCCTCTCCGCCGGACCCGGCAAGCGTTGCCGCCGCGTTGCAGAAAGTCGATGAAGCCATCGGTTCCGCATTGACGCAACAGAGCCTCGGCACCGCCGTTGCGACGGTTGAACTTCCGGCCGCCACGGGGAGCGGAGCCACCAGGGCGACGGACGCGCCAAAGGTCAAGAATGCGGAGGAAGCGGCCGCCCCAGCGGCCCAGCAGACAGCAGCATCCGATGCGACGCAGGAGCAGCCGGCAACGATCGAACAGGCGCCGCTCAAGGAAAGCAAGACGTCCGTCATCATCCGCCGCGGCGATACGCTCTGGCAGATTTCGCGGCGCGTCTACGGCGCTGGCGTTCGCTACACGACGATCTATCTCGCAAACCGCGAGCAGATCGGCAATCCCGACCTGATCCGTCCCGGTCAGGTTTTCGGGGTCCCCGACGAGGCCCTCTCCGACGAGGAATCGCGGGAAATACACCGCAAGCATATGCGTCACTAA
- a CDS encoding ABC transporter ATP-binding protein/permease: MAPQKKKTVSADSANPVGTIANLWPYMWPADRVDLKLRVVWATVILVVAKVVLILVPYFFKWATDALNNKPDALGLLPQFLTGAVMLVLAYNLARLLQAGLNQLRDALFASVGQHAVRQLAYKTFVHMHQLSLRFHLERRTGGLSRIIERGTKGIETIVRFTILNSVPTVIEFLLTAVIFWWGYGFTYLFVTAVTVWLYIWFTVRASDWRIAIRRSMNDSDTDANTKAIDSLLNFETVKYFGNEEMEAKRFDRSMERYERAATQVWTSLGWLNFGQALIFGAGTAVMMTISALAVKRGEQTIGDFVFINAMLIQLAIPLNFIGFVYREIRQGLTDIEHMFDLLDVQAEVVDKADARELKIGRGAIAFRDVHFAYEGARPILKGISFEVPAGKTVAVVGPSGAGKSTLSRLLYRFYDVQRGSITIDGQDVRDVTQKSLRAVIGMVPQDTVLFNDTIAYNIRYGRVTATDAEVEAAAEAAQIADFIRGLPEGYRATVGERGLKLSGGEKQRVAIARTILKAPPILILDEATSALDTKTEQEIQAALDVVSRNRTTLVIAHRLSTVINADEIIVLKDGVIAERGTHGELIERDGLYASMWSRQREATQAEEQLKRVRESDDLGIVDRGVPAI; this comes from the coding sequence GTGGCACCCCAAAAGAAGAAGACGGTATCCGCCGACAGCGCCAATCCCGTCGGAACCATTGCGAATCTCTGGCCTTATATGTGGCCGGCGGATCGCGTCGACCTGAAACTCAGGGTCGTTTGGGCAACGGTAATCCTTGTAGTCGCCAAGGTCGTGCTCATTCTCGTACCCTATTTTTTCAAGTGGGCGACGGACGCCCTCAACAACAAGCCGGACGCGCTCGGCCTTCTGCCGCAGTTCCTGACCGGCGCCGTCATGCTGGTGCTCGCCTACAATCTCGCGCGCCTGCTGCAGGCGGGCCTGAACCAGTTGCGTGACGCGCTCTTTGCGAGCGTCGGCCAGCATGCCGTACGCCAGCTTGCCTACAAGACCTTCGTTCATATGCATCAGCTTTCATTGCGCTTCCATCTCGAGCGCCGCACCGGCGGGCTGTCGCGCATTATCGAGCGCGGCACCAAGGGCATCGAGACGATCGTCCGTTTCACCATCCTGAACAGCGTACCGACAGTCATCGAGTTCTTGCTGACGGCGGTGATCTTCTGGTGGGGCTACGGCTTCACCTATCTCTTCGTCACGGCGGTCACCGTCTGGCTCTATATCTGGTTTACGGTGCGCGCGAGCGACTGGCGGATCGCGATCCGCCGCTCGATGAACGACAGCGACACCGATGCGAACACCAAGGCGATCGATTCGCTCCTCAATTTCGAGACCGTCAAATATTTTGGCAACGAAGAGATGGAGGCGAAGCGCTTCGACAGGTCGATGGAGCGCTATGAACGTGCCGCCACCCAGGTCTGGACGTCGCTTGGCTGGCTCAACTTCGGCCAGGCGCTGATTTTCGGCGCCGGCACGGCTGTGATGATGACGATATCGGCGCTTGCCGTGAAGCGCGGCGAGCAGACGATCGGCGACTTCGTCTTCATCAACGCCATGCTGATCCAGCTCGCAATTCCGTTGAACTTCATCGGCTTCGTCTATCGCGAAATACGTCAGGGGCTGACCGACATCGAACATATGTTCGACCTGTTGGACGTCCAAGCGGAGGTTGTCGACAAGGCGGACGCCAGGGAGCTCAAGATCGGGCGCGGCGCAATCGCCTTCCGCGACGTGCATTTCGCTTATGAAGGCGCCCGGCCGATCTTGAAGGGCATTTCCTTCGAGGTCCCGGCCGGCAAGACGGTCGCCGTCGTCGGGCCGTCCGGTGCCGGCAAGTCCACCCTGTCGCGGCTGCTCTACCGGTTCTACGACGTTCAGCGGGGCTCGATCACCATCGATGGCCAGGATGTGCGAGATGTGACGCAGAAAAGCCTGCGCGCGGTAATCGGCATGGTGCCGCAGGACACGGTGCTGTTCAACGACACCATCGCCTATAACATCCGCTATGGCCGGGTGACGGCGACGGACGCCGAAGTCGAGGCCGCGGCTGAAGCCGCGCAGATCGCCGATTTCATCCGCGGTCTGCCGGAGGGCTACCGGGCGACGGTCGGCGAGCGCGGGCTGAAGCTCTCGGGCGGCGAAAAGCAGCGCGTGGCGATCGCCCGCACCATCCTGAAGGCGCCGCCGATCCTGATCCTTGACGAGGCGACCTCCGCGCTCGACACCAAGACCGAGCAGGAAATCCAGGCGGCGCTGGACGTCGTGTCGCGTAACCGCACGACGCTCGTCATCGCGCATCGGCTCTCGACGGTCATCAATGCCGACGAGATCATCGTCCTGAAGGACGGCGTCATCGCCGAGCGCGGCACACACGGCGAGCTGATCGAGCGGGATGGCCTCTATGCTTCAATGTGGAGCCGCCAGCGCGAGGCAACGCAGGCCGAGGAGCAATTGAAGCGGGTGCGCGAGAGCGACGATCTCGGCATCGTCGATCGAGGCGTGCCGGCGATCTGA